The region TCTAATTAAACTGCTTTGCAAGATTATGGACGATAAACTCCAAAGACCTAAAGGAGAATCGGAAAAACTTATCACATATGTAAAAGATCGTGCTGGTCATGATCTCCGTTACGCAATTGATTCAACAAAACTTCAAAAGGAATTGGGTTGGTCTCCATCATTACAATTCGAAGAGGGGTTAACCAAAACAGTTGAATGGTACCTTAAAAACCAGAAATGGTTAGATGATATTGTATCGGGAGGTTATCAGCAGTATTACCAAAAGCAGTATGTAAGTCGATAATAATGAAAAAGGGAGCCGATTTGCTCCCTTTTTCATTATTATCGACTTACATACTGCTTATTCAACAGTTACCGATTTAGCCAAATTCCTTGGTTGATCAACATTACACCCACGCATCAAAGCAATATGATAAGCTAGCAGCTGTAAAGGAACAACCGCAAGGAGCGATTCAACAATCTCGTGCGCTTTTGGGATCTCCAATACATAATCCGACATCTCTTTAATCAAAGTATCTCCCTCTGTAACAATGGAAATAATAACACCTTTCCGCGCTTTAACCTCTTGAACATTGCTAACCACTTTTTCGTAACTACTATCTTTGGCAGCAATCACCACAACAGGCATCTTTTCATCGATTAAGGCAATTGGCCCATGCTTCATCTCGGCAGCAGGATAACCCTCTGCATGTATATATGATATCTCCTTAAGTTTTAAAGCACCTTCTAAAGCAACTGGGAAAAAATACCCTCTCCCTAAGTAGAGAAAATTAGTCGACTTGCTGAAAATCTCCGCAATTTTAATAACCTTATCATTTGATTCCAGAATTTTCTGAATCTTTTCGGGAACTTGAATAATCTCTTTAATAAGTTCTTTATACTTTTCTTGACTAAAATAACCTTTCCTCCACCCTAATAAAAGAGCCATCATGGTTAGAATAGTCACCTGAGCGGAAAATGCCTTTGTTGAAGCAACACCAATTTCAGGTCCTGCATGGGTATAAACACCTGCGTCCGTTTCCCGAGGAATACTTGAGCCTACAACATTACAGATACCTAGAACAAGAGCTCCTGCTTTTCGCGCTAAACGGATTGCAGCAAGCGTATCGGCTGTTTCTCCGCTTTGACTGATTGCGATAACAACATCGTCCTTATAAATAATCGGATTGCGATATCTAAATTCAGAAGCATATTCAACCTCTACAGGTACTCGCGCCAACTCCTCAAGTAAATACTCACCTACCAAACCAGCATGCCAAGATGTTCCACAACCAATTATTACAATTCGTTTTGCCTCAATTAATCGAGGGAGAACATGATATAAACCACCCAGATGAATTTCATCCATGTTTGGAGATATTCTTCCTCTAAATGTATCATGAATACTTCTTGGTTGTTCAAAAATCTCCTTAAGCATGAAATGGTCAAAACCACCCTTCTCAATCTCTTCAATGTCTAAATCAAGGGTTTGAATGTTTGGTTGTAACGATTCGTTGTATATAGTCTTTAGACTAAGTTCTCCTCGTTTTATTACAGCAACATCATTATCATTAAGGTATATTACGCTATTGGTATACTCTACAATAGGTGTTGCATCTGATGCTACAAAATATTCATCCTCACCAACACCAATAACCAATGGACTTCCTTTACGTGCGGCAATTAATGTGTTGGGCTCATTGTGACATAAAATAGCAAGCCCATAGGCTCCAACAACCTTTGTTAATGCAAGCCGAACGGCTATTTCTGCAGTAACATTACCTTTCTCGTATATATACTCTATAAGATTGACTAGAACTTCGGTATCTGTTTCAGAAGTAAACTTATAGCCTCTGTTTTCAAGTTTCGTTTTAAGCTGACTGTAATTTTCAATTATCCCATTATGAATTAATGTAAATATCCCATTCATCGATACATGTGGATGCGCATTGACATCATTAGGTTCGCCATGAGTTGCCCATCGAGTATGACCAATTCCAATGGTTCCCTCAAGAGGTTTTACTTTAATATGATTCTCTAAATCGATAACCTTCCCTTTACATTTAAATAATTGCGATTTGCCATTTATTACGCATATTCCAGCCGAATCATACCCACGATACTCTAATCTTTTTAATCCATT is a window of Bacteroidales bacterium DNA encoding:
- the glmS gene encoding glutamine--fructose-6-phosphate transaminase (isomerizing), whose protein sequence is MCGIVGYIGHRQAYNVIINGLKRLEYRGYDSAGICVINGKSQLFKCKGKVIDLENHIKVKPLEGTIGIGHTRWATHGEPNDVNAHPHVSMNGIFTLIHNGIIENYSQLKTKLENRGYKFTSETDTEVLVNLIEYIYEKGNVTAEIAVRLALTKVVGAYGLAILCHNEPNTLIAARKGSPLVIGVGEDEYFVASDATPIVEYTNSVIYLNDNDVAVIKRGELSLKTIYNESLQPNIQTLDLDIEEIEKGGFDHFMLKEIFEQPRSIHDTFRGRISPNMDEIHLGGLYHVLPRLIEAKRIVIIGCGTSWHAGLVGEYLLEELARVPVEVEYASEFRYRNPIIYKDDVVIAISQSGETADTLAAIRLARKAGALVLGICNVVGSSIPRETDAGVYTHAGPEIGVASTKAFSAQVTILTMMALLLGWRKGYFSQEKYKELIKEIIQVPEKIQKILESNDKVIKIAEIFSKSTNFLYLGRGYFFPVALEGALKLKEISYIHAEGYPAAEMKHGPIALIDEKMPVVVIAAKDSSYEKVVSNVQEVKARKGVIISIVTEGDTLIKEMSDYVLEIPKAHEIVESLLAVVPLQLLAYHIALMRGCNVDQPRNLAKSVTVE